Proteins from a single region of Pseudomonas sp. 10S4:
- a CDS encoding hemerythrin domain-containing protein: MNAIDLLKADHERVKAILTQLSESTERGIKKRTELLAKLEMEITIHTKLEEEILYPAFKEAGGKEQDVMYYEAKEEHRTVDSLVLPDLKATDPGTPEFSGRVKVVKELLEHHIEEEETEMFPQANKLLGKAKLNELGQQMEDMKAAYKKALSSSSLAA; encoded by the coding sequence ATGAACGCCATTGACCTCTTGAAAGCAGACCACGAGCGCGTGAAGGCCATCCTCACCCAGCTCAGTGAGTCGACTGAGCGAGGTATCAAAAAGCGCACTGAATTACTGGCCAAGCTAGAGATGGAAATCACCATCCACACCAAGCTGGAGGAAGAAATCCTCTACCCAGCATTCAAAGAGGCTGGGGGTAAGGAGCAGGACGTAATGTATTACGAAGCGAAGGAAGAGCACCGAACTGTAGACTCTCTGGTACTCCCAGATCTGAAAGCGACAGATCCTGGCACGCCAGAATTCTCTGGTCGTGTGAAAGTAGTGAAGGAACTACTGGAGCATCACATCGAGGAAGAAGAAACAGAAATGTTTCCTCAAGCTAACAAGCTCCTCGGTAAGGCCAAACTGAATGAACTCGGACAGCAGATGGAAGACATGAAAGCGGCGTACAAAAAAGCGCTTTCGAGCTCAAGTCTCGCGGCTTAG
- the cydB gene encoding cytochrome d ubiquinol oxidase subunit II, giving the protein MMDTDWITLLSAAALGFSVLNYVLLDGTDLGVGVLLGLTRCSKHRRAMAVTILPIWDANETWLVLGGGGLLALFPLAYAILLPALYLPFIAMFLALILRAVALEFRDYSKSYRVKRMVDGLLLIGSLLAGATQGIVLGTLVQGVPYQNGQYSGNGWEWSGLFPLYCGAVLVLGYMWLGACWLYWRTVDDLQCRSGRQARVLAIVTTVLLAVLVVWTATLDARYAQRLSNPLVWLPAAILPTALLISFTLSFRSRRHYLPLFAALGIFISAFALMIAALFPLIVPPNLTLQAAASSPTSQMFMLVGFAVLIPVTLIYNTYGFRVFSGKVRAVRD; this is encoded by the coding sequence ATGATGGACACTGACTGGATAACACTGTTGTCCGCTGCCGCGCTGGGGTTTTCGGTATTGAACTACGTGCTGTTGGATGGCACTGATCTTGGTGTGGGCGTGTTGCTGGGTCTTACTCGTTGCAGTAAGCATCGACGGGCCATGGCGGTGACTATCCTTCCGATTTGGGACGCCAATGAAACGTGGCTTGTGCTCGGTGGCGGCGGTCTGCTGGCGTTGTTTCCGCTGGCTTACGCCATCCTGTTGCCGGCGCTTTATTTGCCATTTATCGCGATGTTCCTGGCATTGATTCTTCGCGCAGTAGCGCTGGAGTTTCGCGATTACTCGAAAAGCTATCGTGTGAAGCGAATGGTCGATGGCTTGCTGTTGATCGGTTCACTGCTAGCCGGGGCTACTCAGGGGATAGTGCTGGGAACGCTTGTACAAGGCGTGCCGTATCAGAACGGGCAGTACAGCGGGAACGGCTGGGAATGGTCGGGCCTGTTTCCGCTGTATTGTGGCGCCGTGCTCGTATTGGGCTATATGTGGTTGGGCGCGTGCTGGCTGTATTGGCGTACTGTAGATGATCTGCAATGTCGATCAGGTCGACAGGCGAGGGTGCTGGCCATCGTAACCACGGTGCTTTTGGCCGTGTTAGTGGTCTGGACAGCGACGCTGGATGCTCGATATGCGCAGCGGCTTTCCAATCCACTGGTCTGGCTGCCAGCCGCAATATTGCCCACTGCACTGCTGATCAGCTTCACCTTGAGCTTTCGAAGCCGCCGGCACTATCTGCCTCTATTCGCCGCACTGGGGATCTTCATCTCGGCGTTCGCCTTGATGATCGCAGCGCTCTTTCCATTGATTGTCCCGCCTAACCTGACCTTGCAAGCAGCCGCCTCAAGTCCCACCAGTCAGATGTTCATGTTGGTCGGTTTCGCCGTGCTGATCCCGGTGACGCTTATCTACAACACCTACGGTTTCAGAGTCTTCAGCGGAAAGGTTCGCGCCGTTCGTGATTGA
- a CDS encoding DUF2934 domain-containing protein, with amino-acid sequence MDEQKIREAAYWLWESEGKPQGQDLEHWLTAEKSAGEEDFDSSTSGSTLGSENAPSQADSTTEPENPDIDGR; translated from the coding sequence ATGGATGAGCAAAAAATTCGAGAAGCGGCCTATTGGCTTTGGGAGAGCGAAGGCAAGCCGCAAGGGCAAGATCTGGAGCACTGGCTCACTGCTGAAAAATCAGCCGGCGAAGAAGATTTTGACAGTTCAACCTCCGGCTCAACATTAGGGAGCGAAAATGCCCCGTCTCAAGCTGACTCTACCACCGAGCCTGAAAACCCAGATATCGATGGTCGTTAA
- a CDS encoding PLD nuclease N-terminal domain-containing protein produces the protein MSEATTYFAIAVAVIILLLDLWAMISVFRSDKTVGIKAAWAIGLIIFPVLGLIVWGVAGPRGIKEGPTSPEHSKG, from the coding sequence ATGTCGGAAGCCACCACTTACTTCGCTATCGCCGTCGCTGTGATCATTTTGCTTTTGGATCTATGGGCAATGATCAGCGTTTTTCGTAGTGACAAAACCGTGGGCATAAAAGCAGCCTGGGCCATCGGTCTCATAATCTTTCCCGTTTTGGGATTGATTGTTTGGGGGGTGGCAGGGCCACGGGGAATCAAGGAGGGGCCAACCTCTCCGGAGCACAGCAAAGGCTAG
- a CDS encoding DUF2934 domain-containing protein, with the protein MIDDSAIRERAYALWEKDACPEGAAKFYWHLAREQLLTQVQAQESDARNLAFDNVKSDVLDTFAFST; encoded by the coding sequence ATGATTGACGATTCAGCCATCCGCGAACGAGCGTATGCACTGTGGGAAAAGGATGCTTGTCCGGAAGGAGCTGCGAAATTCTACTGGCACCTGGCGCGGGAGCAGCTTCTAACCCAGGTGCAAGCGCAAGAATCTGATGCGCGTAATCTTGCATTTGATAACGTGAAAAGCGATGTACTTGATACCTTTGCTTTCTCCACGTGA
- a CDS encoding glycosyltransferase: MIGVVIPAHNEENYITDCLSSVLVAAGHPDLHGQLVTILVVLDDCSDKTAQLVSAQGVAKLEATFQNVGKARATGAQELLNAGAQWLAFTDADTVVPHDWLARQIEFKADAVCGTVEVDNWNEHGDLVRSKYLELYQFVENHRHIHGANLGLSAEAYRNAGGFQHLAAHEDVHLAADLERIGARIVWTATNPVITSARLDFKCRGGFGEYLTSLGTTLGVPLLNPLVSAVAS, from the coding sequence ATGATCGGTGTTGTGATACCCGCCCATAACGAAGAAAACTACATCACCGACTGCCTGTCATCTGTCCTGGTGGCTGCGGGGCATCCAGACTTGCATGGTCAATTGGTCACGATACTTGTCGTCTTGGACGATTGTTCGGACAAAACCGCGCAGTTGGTCTCGGCTCAGGGTGTCGCAAAGCTCGAGGCCACTTTTCAGAATGTGGGTAAGGCCAGAGCGACTGGAGCGCAGGAATTGCTTAATGCAGGCGCACAGTGGCTAGCTTTCACCGATGCCGACACAGTCGTTCCTCACGACTGGCTCGCTCGCCAGATTGAGTTCAAAGCTGATGCGGTATGTGGAACGGTTGAAGTGGACAACTGGAATGAGCATGGAGACCTGGTACGTTCCAAGTATCTCGAGTTATACCAATTCGTCGAGAACCATCGCCATATTCACGGAGCTAATCTCGGACTAAGCGCCGAAGCGTATCGAAACGCCGGTGGCTTTCAGCATCTTGCCGCACATGAAGACGTTCACTTGGCGGCCGATCTTGAGAGGATCGGTGCACGCATTGTTTGGACAGCGACGAACCCGGTGATTACCAGCGCACGTCTGGATTTCAAATGTCGGGGCGGGTTTGGCGAGTATTTGACCTCTCTCGGCACTACGCTTGGAGTCCCTCTACTTAACCCTCTGGTCAGTGCTGTTGCTTCCTGA
- a CDS encoding cupin — protein MNKPRAETATVQTLMLERNQWVPNNPRLPVLIYPTAIAVQGNDPAALFERTFIANGWPPQWRYGVYSYHHYHTEGHEVLGVASGWARLMLGGPDGHVLEVSPGDVLLLPAGTGHCNLDSSENFLVVGAYPPGQHADICREAPTRAQLASIDTLPFPDQDPVQGSQGAVHRYWAGQR, from the coding sequence ATGAACAAACCGCGAGCTGAGACAGCTACCGTTCAAACCCTGATGCTTGAACGCAACCAATGGGTTCCCAACAACCCGCGACTGCCGGTACTCATTTACCCAACCGCGATTGCAGTTCAAGGCAACGATCCGGCTGCACTGTTCGAGCGAACCTTCATCGCCAATGGCTGGCCACCACAATGGCGATATGGGGTTTACAGCTACCACCACTACCATACTGAAGGTCATGAAGTGCTTGGCGTCGCCAGTGGTTGGGCTCGGTTGATGCTGGGTGGCCCGGATGGTCATGTACTTGAAGTCAGTCCAGGCGACGTGTTGCTACTGCCTGCCGGCACTGGCCACTGCAATTTAGACTCAAGCGAAAACTTTCTGGTCGTCGGTGCTTATCCGCCGGGACAACATGCAGATATCTGCCGCGAGGCACCAACCAGAGCCCAACTGGCGAGCATCGACACGCTGCCGTTTCCCGACCAGGATCCGGTGCAAGGCTCGCAAGGCGCCGTACACCGGTATTGGGCTGGCCAGCGTTGA